The Lolium rigidum isolate FL_2022 chromosome 2, APGP_CSIRO_Lrig_0.1, whole genome shotgun sequence genomic interval TTTGGAAGATTAACTATACCATTGTTAGGGTTTAGCCATATTGTGCATGTTATTATCTAGGGTGAGTCGGCGTGGTGTGGCACACAGCCAACATCCACGCTTGTTGCAAGGTGCAAGGTAATGTGGCTATCATGTGTTGTTTAATTTTGTAGTATGGTAATTAGAGTTCCTTGCAAGGAATCACACCTAGAGTCGCTGGTCCTTGCAACGAATTTTTTAAGTCGCTGGTCCTTGCAAAAATCCCCCCAAGTATTGCTGTACGTGCAATTTCCTCTTTTCAGAATAGAGAGTCTAGCGGCTTTGCTATCACTTCTGACAAGCGTTTTAGAGTGAAGATACTTGTTGCGAAGCAATTATTGCCAAACCCTAGCTTCATTTAAAAGTTTTAATAACTATTTACTAATAAAGCATTCAAACCTCAATGTCAAGCCCGTCCTGATCCTTTGGGCGaaaaataagcccaaaataatgtTCCTCTATTCTAAACTAGGGGCAAACATAAAAAAATATAACAATATTGCTCTTCTTAGACTGCCCACTATGACCATCCTTAGAGCTGAGAAAGGCTCCTTTATTAGCTGCCAATTTATTATGCACTGAAAAGTTATTTTTCTCGTGCATCTGTTTGTGTGAGCCAGTAGGTGACCATGTAATTATGTTTGATAAGTCTTCAAGCACGCGAGATCCAAACAAATATACCAACGCGATTTTGCAATAGAATATGTATGAACACACATTACGCATTTGCGGTTCCATGTGAGTAAGCGTGTCTCATGTTTATTATTCAATCGCAATGGTTGCTATGGTTAATCTTGAACAATTCAAGGCGGAGAGAGACCAAGAGCTGGGTTGATTCGATATTTTGATTTGCGCTAAGGCCGTGGCGGTGCCTGTGTGATGGAAGAAATCAAAGTGGTTGGGCAGTGGACTTCTTTTGAAATGAAGGCAAAAGCTTCACGTCGTTAATTAATTATTTAGTAGAAAAGAATTGCCTAGTTTATTAACGAAAAATTAGGAAAAAATATATACAATGTTCCACATGCAGACTACTCACAAAGCATGAAAACCTCTTACCGCACCGCACAATCGATTCGACAACCATNNNNNNNNNNNNNNNNNNNNNNNNNNNNNNNNNNNNNNNNNNNNNNNNNNNNNNNNNNNNNNNNNNNNNNNNNNNNNNNNNNNNNNNNNNNNNNNNNNNNccgtgtgtcctcaagaacgtttggtcattataagtaaacaaaccggcctgtcctttgtgctaaaaaggattgggccactcgctgcaattatttctctcgcattttacttacttataCTTTATTcagctgttacatcaaaaccccctgaatacttgtctgtgagcatttacagtgaatccttcatcaaaactgcctgtcaacatcttctgctcctcgttgggtttgacactcttatttatcgaaagtactacgatacaccccctatacttgtgggtcatcaagcatcaatgttttatccctagtggcaacagcacatccacaaccttagaactttctgtcactgtcccagatttaatggaggcatgaacccactatcgagcataaatactccctcttggagttaagagcaaaaacttggccagagcctctactaataacggagagcatgcaagatcataaacaacacacaggtaatagattgataatcaacataacatagtattctctatccatcggatcccgacaaacataacatatagaattacagatagatgatcttgatcatgttaggcagctcacaagatccgacaatgaagcacatgaggagaagacaaccatctagctactgctatggacccatagtccagcggtgaactactcactcatcactccggaggcgaccatggcggtgaagagtcctccgggagatgattcccctctccggcagggtgccggaggcgatctccagaatcccccgagatgggattggcggcggcggcgtctctggaaggttttccgtatcgtggctctcggtactagtggtttcgcgacgaaggctttaagtaggcggaagggcaacgcggggggccacacgagggccccacacgccagggccgcgcggccagggcccaggccgcgccgccctgctgtgtcggcgcctcgtggccccacttcctttacccctcggtcttctggaagcttcgtgcaaaaataggaccctgggcgttgatttcgtccaattccgagaatatttccttactaggatttctgaaaccaaaaacagcagaaaacaacaactggctcttcggcatctcgttaataggttagtgccggaaaattcataaatacgacatataatgtgtataaaacatgtagatatcatcaataatgtggcatggaacataagaaattatcgatacgtcggagacgtatcagattctACCTAGGTTATGGCAATACGGTCGTTTTTTTGTGGGAtggggtgtgtgtgtgggggggggggggggggggggggggtaaccgATCTTTCATACCCTACACGGAAAGAGGTTTCAGAGTGCGATGGATGTCTTTAAAAAGCCCGTTTTGTACTAGGATTTCCTTTGGATATATGGTCAGTTGTGCAAACATCTGGGCATGCCTAAATATCACCATGTTAAGGTTTCACATCAAACTAAGGAAACTCTAAATCTCATAcctaactttttttttgcaatatgAAAGATCTTATGTGGATACTCCTTTTCCTCGTATCCATCCTCACCGGAAAATATACAATGCTTTAGAGTAACTCAACCAAATACCGCACAAGAGGCAAAACTACAAAGTAGCCGCTATTTTGCAGTTATTACCTTTTTGGCAAAAAAAAGTGTACATCATCCCGTAAGTTAGGTTAACTCGATTTATTTAAGGTGAACTACAAAACGAGTTGCTCGACCTCACATCTGTAGTACCGGGGGATTTTTATAGTAAGGTGTAAACCACATGATGGTTGGCGGGAGAAAATTTCCAGCTTACAAGTCACTAGACTGGCGCCAGACTCCCTGGGATCCAGTCAAATTCCACCATGCCGCCTCGATTCTGGCCAAGCCCCGACAATATCTAGCGATCCACCTGAATAATGACTATTTGATGAGTGGTTTTCACACTCATTTTATCTTTGTTTAAACGTGGTAATTTCTTGATGAAAATACTCCGTAAACTTATCACTAATTATTGCATAGATGTGCAAATATCTTTGGTATTTTGTTTCCTTGCAGAAATGGATGTTTTGATGATTCAAAAAGACAAGAAAATATGTGAAACAAGAGTTAGAAAATGACAGGTATAGCGGGCGCCAACCATAATGTCCCTTCGTACCAAGTGGGCGGTGTCTCCACACCGTCAAACCGAGCAACTTTTTAAGGGCACCACTGAAAATTTTCAACAGAAGACCTCTGAAATCCTATGCTTGTCCACTGGCTAGAGTAATAGATCACACTGCAGCAGCCGCCAGAGAGAGTACCCCATCCATTCCTCGATGCCGAAGCTCTGCCATGACCACTATctccatagccatgtcttcttcattATCCATTTTATACTTGTACCATTGATTCTTTCATGATTTGCGACATCGTATTCATCTATTCATATTTTGTATTCAATGTTTATGCTTGTTGGTCTAATCATGTGTGCATAGTTTTCATGGGCTGAGGGTTGAGGCCTAACCTCGCGGCACACATACACTTCTACATGGGTTTCTTGGtgtaatctattgctttatgtagACCCCAAAAGATCGACAAATGTAAATGTATTTGTAGAAGAGATTTGCACGCTACACACGAAACCCTATTGATAGTAAATGGGATTAAAATATTTTAATATGATTATCTCGGAAGTAACGGTGATGCCACATAACCTAATGCTTTGTTTTGTTTATTTCTAATAACTGTGTATTCTCACAGTGTGAGTAGGGTAATTGGCAGGACACTTGAATCCGTGATTACTATGATTGCAGTCTATGGGGACCAAAGAAGACATCACCCACATATATCCCTGTTACATAATTTTATTACCGAAGACATTTTATTGTATTTTTTATATCTCGATGTTTGTACACAGTTGCATGCAGGTGAAACCTTAGCCCTGGCATATTCTTATTGGTTGATACATACCACGAAGATAAACAGTTTGTCTGGTAAACAAAGAATCTAGTGAAGTATGTTAGTCTTGCTAGAAGTGATTTTTCCAAGCACGTACTTCTTAATTTGATATAAACCTATGGTATGTTATGAAAAAGCTACTCCCTTTGTTCTTAAATACAATGCTACTTTATTTTTTGATGCAAACATTGATTAAGAACTGGGTCAACTAAATATGAGTTGCATGTCGTTCAAACTATATCATCGGATGCACATTTTAATAAAGTTTCCAATGCTATAATTTTGAATGATATATAACTTATATTTGGTTGACTAAATCATTAGTGAAAGTTTGATAGGAAAAACGATTTGGTTTTGTATTCATGGACAGAGGATGTACTATACTTCATCCCGTAATCCGAATCGAAGGTATCACAAATTTTGAGTATGTTCAGGTGAGCACCTCCACGGGAGCTCCACAGCCAAGCAACCTCCACGGGACAAGGCGGAGAAGGCCGACATGGGGATGGCTGGCTCAAGGACTGAAGTCGCCTCTACCATCGAGCATGGAGTTCTTAGCATAAAACTACCATTTTCGTGCTCAAATTCCGAAACACTaccacttttttaaaaaaaatcgcatAAATCTACCATTATACGGCAACTTTTTTGCAATGGGCACTAATCCTAAATTAAACCTGGATTGACAATGTTTTTGACTAGATGGACCCACCTACAGGACTTGGCAAAATCTAATAATTTTACAAAGTGAAAATATCTAGAAGAAATAAAAAactatatgaaaaaagaaaaatagataAAATAGAAAAAATTCCAATCCTTCCCCGCCGTTCACCATGGCAGATGGTTGTGCGCCATGGCCGGAGCTCCGCCGTGCTGTGGCAGAGGGAGCTCGCCGGGCCCTGGTGGAGGGAGCCCGGCCGGCCCTTGGAGGAGTTCGCATGCGCTGGAGGGAGCCTGCATCGGCCCTGCCCGGCCCCGTCGGACCCCACGAGCGCCGGAGCTCTCCCTCCCAGTCCCTAGTGGAGCTCGCCCGACAGGCTACTGGCGGAGGGAGCCCGCACCGTAGCTCGCCCGGCCAGCTGTTGGCGGAGGTAGCAGATTTacgcgatttttttttttgaaaagtgatAGTTTTTCGGAATTTAAGCAGAGAAGGTGGTAGTTTTATGCTAAGAACTTTCGAGTCCATAGCTGTGGCACCTCCATGGGACAAGGCAGGGGAGAGCAAAAAATTGTCACCACTTTTTTTGTTCACTtatattgttttatttttttgtgtttgtCACTGGAAATTTCGAAATCTTTGGTCACATGTATCTAGACTATCTATTCTAACCGAAGGCACCTTTTTTTTTGCGGAGAACCAAAGGCACCTTTTTACAAAGAGTACATAATAATTTATCAGTTCTACTAATTGGTGGTTAAGGAGCCGTATGAAGAGAATCAATGACGTCAATGGAATGGCTAACTCGATCAAATTTAGCTACCGATCAAATCAAGTCATAAAtccttgctgaaaataataaggtAGATAGAGGTAGATTAATACTGTTGCATCAAACAAACCAACCATCACACACGAAAGGCAACAACGCCTATCTACACGTCTAGAAAGTCCAACCCAACTGCATGAACTTCACTGTCTACTATCCTTACTTAATttgtttggatggaaagaaacatACATCACTGTCTCGCATTGCAAAATCCCTGCTGAAAGGGAACCATCGTTGTCCTAACGACGATGTAATTAGAGGAGTGTATGACGACGAACCTGCGGGCAGAGTGAACAACAGACAAATATATGGTGTAGTATGTTCAGCGCCATCCACATCGAACTTTTATGCAGCTGCGATTCTTGATAGCGAGTACTACAACTCCCCACCAGATCGGACGGCGCAACAAAAACCTCATCAAGGCACCCATATCTGCATGCACGGTTGCACGAGCGACAATCTAGGGCATCATGCCATGCAGAGCAGGACACCAAGCTTAGCTAGGGCAGCTACAAAAACGTACAGCTAAAGTCACATAGCAAAGAAGAAACTTGTCATGGATGAAACATGGTGTCTAAGAAGCAACAATCTCCAGAACACATCTACTTACATGTTTTCGGACCAAATATGAACTCTGTAAGAATACAATACTAAGACAAGTTTGAAAAAAAATCTCCAAAAATAGAATATGCTAGTTGGCTAGCTGGTCACCCACTCCGAGCTACTACAAACAAATTTGAATCACTTGCTCCTCTCTCCGGCCGTCTGCTTCACGGTGGCTACGATACATCACATATCAATTTCTGTTATTTTTTCTGCAAATACAAATCCAGCTAGATCTTGTGATCTGCAAAGTTTCCCGGTTTTCTCCTATCCGGACTGTAAATTCTGGAAAAGGGTGACTTGAATGTTGTCACCAACCCCATCTTCAATTTACTTACGGTCCTGTACCGCTGCTCTATCTACACATTCAATGTCCGGTATCTTTCCAACAAACAGCACGAAGCATGGCGCAGGCCAAGCAAGGTCTTCTACGCGCACGGCGCTGTGGCactcgctgctgctgctgctgctgccacggcggcggcggcttccacGCCGCAGGGCTCGTCGAGGAATGGGGCTAGGTCGCGCGGACATACCTCCATCCGTAGCCCGTCCTTCATGAAGAGCGTGAGCGACATCTTCTGCTCGACGCGGTGGCCCGGCGCGACGGCGAGGCGGTGCCGGAGGAGCACGCTCCCGGCGATGTTCTTCATCTGCAGGTAGGCGAGGTCCTTGCCCAGGCACACCCTCGGCCCGGCGTTGAACGCGACGAACCTGTACGAGTCGTGCTGCACGAACTTGGTCCCGTCCTCCGACAGCCACCGCTCGGGGCGGAACTCGAGGCAGTCCTCGCCCCACACCGTCTTCATGCGCCCCGCGGAGTATATCGAGTAGGTGATGGACGAGCCGGCCGGCACGAACGTGCCGTCGGGGAGGTAGTCGTCGGCGACGACGTGCTTGGAGTCCTCGGGGACGGACGGGTAGAGACGGAGCGTCTCCGAGAGGGCCGCCTTCAGGTAGACGAGGCGGTCGAGCTCCTCGAACGTGAATGGCTCCGCCAGCCACAATGCCGGGTCGTGGGCGCCGCGGGACGCGGCGAGCACGGCGCAGAGCTCGGCCACGATCCGGCGCTCCGCGGCCGGGTGCGTGGACACGAGCCAGAAGAACCAGGAGAGGGCCACGGAGGAGGTGTCGCGGCCGGCGAGGATGAAGTTGAGGGCGACGTGCTGCAGCGACTCGTCCGAGTAGGATCCCTTGCGCATGAAGCGGGAGAGCAGGTCGTCGTgcgtggcggcggcgtcggcgagctcgagcTTGCGCGTCTTGATGACGGCGGCGAGGTACTGGTCAACGTGCGCCATGCTGCGGGTGAGCGTGGTCTCCATGCCGAGGCCCAGCCACTTCTTGCACCGCCACAGGCACTCGGGGAAGATGAAGCGGTTGAGGGTGGCCTCCGTGGCGCGGTCGAACGCGGAGGCGAACTCGTTCTCGGGCAGGCCCTCGGCGAGCGTCTCCGGGTCCTTCCCGAAGGCGAGGCCGCAGATGTTGTCGAAGGTGAGACGGAGGAGGAGGTCCTGCAGGTCGACGTGCGCCTTGGAAGCGACGGCGTCGGCGAGGATGGGCAGGAGCCTGCCGTGGATGGAGCGGGAGACCCAGCGGGACATGGCGGTGCGCAGCGTGCGGGTGGTGAACTCGAGGGCCGCCGTCTTGCGCTGCGCGACCCAGGTGTCGCCGTCGGAGTTGAAGATGCCGTCGCCGAGGAGGTCGAGGAAGACGCCGTGCCAGAAGGGGCCCTTGGGGTAGTTGTCGAAGCGGGACTTGAGGACGTGCTCCAGGTTGCGCGGGTCGCAGGTGACGGTGACCAGCCCGCCGCGGCGCGCAACGCCGGGCACCGCGAAGATGCAGGTCTGGTAGGTGCCGCCCGAGCGGCGCAGGTTGGCGGCGATCCACTCGTGCATGTCCTCGGAGTGCTGCACGAGGCCAGGCAGGCTGCCGAGCACCGGCCACACCCGCGGCCCGCGCAGGCCGCGCGACATCCGCCAGAACCACGCCATGTACGCggccagcgccgccaccaccaccgcccacGTCCCCACCTCCATTGCTAGCGAGCGACTGAGCAAGCTCGCCGTACGTACGTATATACTCTGCTGCTGCGTCCTGCTGGGGGGAGTAGCTAGAGTGGATCCAGCAATGGAGTTAAAGAGAGGGCTGGGTGGCTGGGTGGCTGTAATTAGTGGCTTCACATGGAGCAAGTAAGGAGGGTGTCAGGGGGAGACTGAGGTTTTATAGAAGTGGCGGGAGGATGGTTGGCAATTTATTGGAAAACGCTGGCCATCAGGCGGGGGATCGCGTCCTCGCGTCCTCCGCATCCTCCGCTCGCCACGCGTCCTTCTGTAGCGGAGAGAAAGCGCCCAGGCTTATCCCCTCCCGacttctcctcctccacacattctTCCTTCCTTTTCTCACCGATGAACCACCTCCAAATCCTCCACCGGCCATACCTGCCCACAACCAAATTCCCCGGCGAACTTCCTTGTTCCTTCCGGCGCGCCGTCTCCACACACCACCGCGCCTTgcgctgctcctccgccggcacCTGTGCTAGGCATCTccttccccctctctctctttcaTTGGCAACGGCACAGAGGCGCGGCGCCGATTCCACCGGTGACAGCGCTCCATACTTCGAGCATCGATCCCCTCGTCTTCCTCTGGGTGCGGCCGGTGAGGTGGCAGGGGGTCAATTTTTCGAGGAGGCTCTGCTTCAAAGGGGAGGCATGCACAGATTCTCTGCTGCTGCAAGCTATGCGCGCTCAACAAGCTGCTGGCGGCATGCCGAGTTGCTGCCATCGGTGGCCGGAGTTGCTGCCATCATAGTTCGTCGGTGCAGCCATTGACGCGGCCGAGTTGCTACCATCAGCGGTTGGAGTTGCTACCATCGGCGGTCGGAGCTGCTACAATAGACGGGCGGATGTGCTACCAAAGAAGGTCGCCGGTGCTACCATAGGAGAGCAGGGATGCTACAAAAGAAGGGCATTGCTGCTACCATTGATGGCGGCGTTTGCTGCTTTGCCGGAGCTGGGATGCAGCAAGGCGGAGGTCTCGCTGGAGTTAGAGCGGAGGTGCTACCAACGAACCATGGGTTTGCTACCAAGGAACGAAGGTTGTGCTACACAAGGAGTCGACGTCGCCGGTGAGGCTGCCGACGCGAACGGAGGTGCTTTCGGGCGAGCGAgtgcctcgtcgtcgtcggcggcacCTCTGGGAGGCACGGCCGCGCGGGCGCAGTGCTTCGTCGTCGTCGGCAGCAGTTCCGGGAGGCGCAACAGCGCGGGTCTTCGGTCATGGCCTTGTGgggtgttttttttttccttttttaacaGGTACGGGAGCGTTGACACGGGCTGTACGGTTCAGATGCATTCGATCggacggctggcgacccgggggatcgggggatttgatcccccgggggacgctcagcacgcCCCCAATTTATTGGTAGCTTGCCACTGCCAGCGAGTATTGCTGTACCTGAATGCAGTATTGCGATCTAGCAGAGCAGCATACGTGCATGTATATATACTCGAAACTCGCAAGACTTGCTAGTTGGGCTTTGAACCGAtcgaggaaagaaaaagaaacggGCCGGGACAGAGGAGGTGGACCATAAATTGCCGCCGAGGGTCGTTGGCGGGCAGGCGGTCGACCCAGTGACCAGGTCGCACCGGTCGACGAACCAACTTGCGCGGCCAACCAAGACAAGCCAGTCACCCGTGGCggtgttttttttgttgttgaactTTTCTAACCATAATATACGGCCATCAATTCGGGTTTACATTTCGTCAAACCCATCCCAAGTACTGACACATTCGTGTCGTTGAGTCGTTTGGTTTGGTAGAGTAAAGGTATGTTTTGGTGATAGGATGAAGCGGAACGGATTGTCATGATTCCGTTACACTGTAATGAAACGGTTCCATTCACGTTTGGTTGGGACAAGAAGGTGGAATGGAATGAAGTATCGTTTTGTGTTTGGTTGGGGCAAAATGTGTAATGGAATGACTAGAATTGAATTGACGTGCTCTAATTTATAGTTTTGCTTTTGGagaaagtgttgtcatcaaagtcAATGATAATATTAGAGATACTTTCGAAAAAACAATTAAGACAAGGTGATCCATAATCACTAATGCTATTTTCAATAGTGGTTCATATGTTAGCCATAATTATTGGGCCTGCAAAGGTTGATGGCTAAATTGAAGGGGCAGTTCCACATGTTGATGGTGGACTATCTATTCTTCAGTATGCCGATGTCACAATTTTTCTTTAATGAAACATGATTTTAAGAAAGCAAGAAACCTCAAGTTGATTTTATCATCCTTTGAGAAACCATCAAGCCTTAAATTTAGGTTCCTTAAAACAGTGAGTTGTCTTGTTTCGGTGAGGCTCAAGACCATGCATCCTAGTATGCTGACCTTTTTGGTTGCGGCATCGGTCAGTTTCCAATCAGTTAATGAGCCATGCCGATTCATTATCGAAGGCTTACAAATGATGAATGGAAACTTGTCAAGTAAAGACTTTAGAAACGTTTATCTAACATTGGACATGCAAAGTTGTTATCGAGCGATACGCTTGATGAGCAACCCAAACCAACAAACATGCAAAGTTGTTATCTTTTTTTTGAGGGTTGAAGTTGTTATCTTGTGGTAGATAATTGGTTCTTATTAATTCATTACTTACTAATATGGTATTGTACATGATTTTTTTCTTCCAGTTGCCTAACTGAGTCTTCCAACGATTGGATTACTTCCGACAAGATTCTTGTCGCAAGAAGATTGTGAGAAAAAAATATCGACTAACTAAATGAAATGTGGTTTGCGGCCCAAAAGATCAAGAAGGACTTGGTATACATGACCTTGAGGTAAAAAACTAAGCCCTCCTTGGGAAATGGCTCTTCAAGTTACTTACTGTAGAGGGGATTTGGCAAACCATGCTAAATAGGAAGTACTTCACCTTAAAGGCTTTATTCCAGTTTTTTAGAAAAACGCAGGGGACTCGCATTTTTGGGTGGCCTTATGGCGACAAAGAAATACTTCTTCCCATATGAGCCATTCTCCATTAAGGATGGGTCTCAGATAAGGTTATAGAAAGTTAAGTGGCTTGGAAATGCCACTCTTCGAGAACAATAGTTGGCACTGTACAGTATTGCGCATCACAAATCGGATACTTTGACGAAGGTGATGGATACTTCACCTCCGGATGTGACGTTCAAACGTCACCTTGTCGGCCCTAGGCTTGCATCCTCGAACGCTTTGCTACAACTCCTGGTGGTTGTCCAGTTGTCGCAGAGGGTTGATGAGTTCTGTTGGAATCTACATGAGAGTGCGAAATTCTCAGTCGAATCCATATAAAGTGGTATGACCCAACCTGATGTGTCGGTTCATTCATAATATTAAAACTACCTGGAAAATGAAGATATCATCAACAAATTAAGATTTTTGCGTGGTATCTTCATATGGGGGTTATCTATAattcttataaagcaaaaccccactaAGTGCAATTAATGTTAttctatctctacatgcaagccaTCCACATCGTCTATTTCATTAGCCAATCAAATGTCCATGTCATCCCCACTAATATTCATTATTGATGTATCCTTGCATGCGAGCTATCCATGTCACCAATTTTTTTCATTTAGTTGACCACATAACTAATTCATAGAAATCAAATGTACAAAAACATAATGTAAATTAAATATAGCTCCTGGCTATTTTGACCAATTGAATCTTCCATATAACTATAGACAATTCATATTTCTTGTGTATTATAAAATTTCATTTATACAATATAACTTCTTAGAAGATTTCCACTACAATGCGCGAGGTATCCTTGtacttcttactaaagataatcttgtaaAACGTAATTGGCATGTAACGCAAAAAATGTGTATTTTGTCCAAAGGACGAGACTATcgaacacttattcttccaacaTCTTTTTGCTAGGTCTATATAGCCAGTCATCCAAATAGGttcttgatgacgttgggactccaagagcagagTGTCGTAGTCAGCGAAgctttttccccacaagggtgactcgagggtttatatcaaactctcggagAATTGGTTAAAGAtatctcttttccttttcttctagcaatcctgcaaagtaaattATTGCATTgtatccccaactccaccgtgtggttgtcaagcacaaggtttcgtattagtaattaTAGATAAATATGTAGTaaaattaaattaaaataaaTGAACAATGTAAACTTAGTAGAAAGTATTTTAGGGTTTTGTGTATGATTAAGTAAACAAAttatttgtattttcggattaaaatattgttgcaagtagaaagtaagataaatgcaatggaaagtgtttcttatgattaaaattggaccggggtttatgggttcacttgtctactctttttttaagttgtagtggataaaaacaattcatcaatgagataatattaggggaacttcaatatgtgtttgatacTTTGATAAGCATTTATATAGGCATCACGTCCTGACACagatatgatgcaacacatctctcttacactccacaagaaaggaaaaacttcaagcaatcttgtactaagaattaagagagcatagcattaagtacttcaacatggtgtttgaatatcaaatacgctaccttgagcaaacaatattatcacttttgtcacatgagtgtgacaaacatatgatgcatgtaaaatgcatacatgaactttgcactttattaataccagttcccacatatttgcaacatatatgatgttatttccatattttatattgatttatggagatttaccaatgatcccctttatttggcttATAACTCTGCAAAACAGAAAAACCTTGTgtcgtgtatttttcactttcagagacatatacggagtcaaattgagctagaatTTTGGGGACGTCATTTTTTTCATCAAGAAAAGCACCTGGAACACCTAGACCTCACGAGAGGGGCCTGGAGGcccaaaagagaccaggtggtGTGCCCTACATGGGGCGCCACCCAGTGTCTTTTCAATGTCTATATGA includes:
- the LOC124688030 gene encoding cytochrome P450 86A2-like isoform X2 — encoded protein: MEVGTWAVVVAALAAYMAWFWRMSRGLRGPRVWPVLGSLPGLVQHSEDMHEWIAANLRRSGGTYQTCIFAVPGVARRGGLVTVTCDPRNLEHVLKSRFDNYPKGPFWHGVFLDLLGDGIFNSDGDTWVAQRKTAALEFTTRTLRTAMSRWVSRSIHGRLLPILADAVASKAHVDLQDLLLRLTFDNICGLAFGKDPETLAEGLPENEFASAFDRATEATLNRFIFPECLWRCKKWLGLGMETTLTRSMAHVDQYLAAVIKTRKLELADAAATHDDLLSRFMRKGSYSDESLQHVALNFILAGRDTSSVALSWFFWLVSTHPAAERRIVAELCAVLAASRGAHDPALWLAEPFTFEELDRLVYLKAALSETLRLYPSVPEDSKHVVADDYLPDGTFVPAGSSITYSIYSAGRMKTVWGEDCLEFRPERWLSEDGTKFVQHDSYRFVAFNAGPRVCLGKDLAYLQMKNIAGSVLLRHRLAVAPGHRVEQKMSLTLFMKDGLRMEVCPRDLAPFLDEPLSKMREK
- the LOC124688030 gene encoding cytochrome P450 86A2-like isoform X1 is translated as MEVGTWAVVVAALAAYMAWFWRMSRGLRGPRVWPVLGSLPGLVQHSEDMHEWIAANLRRSGGTYQTCIFAVPGVARRGGLVTVTCDPRNLEHVLKSRFDNYPKGPFWHGVFLDLLGDGIFNSDGDTWVAQRKTAALEFTTRTLRTAMSRWVSRSIHGRLLPILADAVASKAHVDLQDLLLRLTFDNICGLAFGKDPETLAEGLPENEFASAFDRATEATLNRFIFPECLWRCKKWLGLGMETTLTRSMAHVDQYLAAVIKTRKLELADAAATHDDLLSRFMRKGSYSDESLQHVALNFILAGRDTSSVALSWFFWLVSTHPAAERRIVAELCAVLAASRGAHDPALWLAEPFTFEELDRLVYLKAALSETLRLYPSVPEDSKHVVADDYLPDGTFVPAGSSITYSIYSAGRMKTVWGEDCLEFRPERWLSEDGTKFVQHDSYRFVAFNAGPRVCLGKDLAYLQMKNIAGSVLLRHRLAVAPGHRVEQKMSLTLFMKDGLRMEVCPRDLAPFLDEPCGVEAAAAVAAAAAAASATAPCA